From Desulfonatronum thioautotrophicum:
GTAACTGCTCAATAACTCCGGGCAGTTTCTGTAGGCAATGCTTTGAGGCTACTGAACATTTGAGCAAAGGATCTGCCGGAATCTTTTTTTGAGCGGATAAACCCAAATGTTTTTCTGGGGGAGAGTTGGTTTGTGGGAGTTTCCAAGCCTGCCGACACCTTTTGTAGTTCCCAGCCAAGTCCAGTT
This genomic window contains:
- a CDS encoding Druantia anti-phage system protein DruA; the encoded protein is ILSMTQKRIAHDWMHCYQYAPVLIETFVETPRFPGTCYKAANWTWLGTTKGVGRLGNSHKPTLPQKNIWVYPLKKRFRQILCSNVQ